The following are from one region of the Prionailurus bengalensis isolate Pbe53 chromosome A2, Fcat_Pben_1.1_paternal_pri, whole genome shotgun sequence genome:
- the S1PR2 gene encoding sphingosine 1-phosphate receptor 2 codes for MGSLYSEYLSPSKVLEHYNYTKETLDTQETTSRWVALAIIVLICFTIVVENLMVLIAVARNSKFHSAMYLFLGNLAASDLLTGVAFVANTLLSGPVTLGLTPLEWFAREGSAFITLSASVFSLLAIAIERHVAIAKVKLYGSDKSCRMLLLIVASWLISLVLGGLPILGWNCLGHLEACSTVLPLYTKHYVLCVVTIFSVILLAIVALYVRIYCVVRSSHVDVTGPQTLALLKTVTIVLGVFIVCWLPAFSILLLDYACPVRSCPVLYKAHYFFAFATLNSLLNPIIYTWRSRDLRREVLRPLQCCRRAAGVQGRRGGTPGHRLLPLRSSSSLERGTHMPTSPTFLEGNTMV; via the coding sequence ATGGGCAGCCTGTACTCAGAGTACCTAAGCCCCAGCAAGGTCCTGGAACACTATAATTACACCAAGGAGACGCTGGACACTCAGGAGACCACCTCCCGCTGGGTGGCGTTGGCCATCATCGTCCTCATCTGCTTCACCATCGTGGTGGAGAACCTGATGGTGCTCATTGCTGTCGCTCGCAACAGCAAGTTCCACTCGGCCATGTACCTGTTCCTGGGCAACCTAGCCGCCTCAGACCTGCTGACAGGTGTGGCCTTTGTAGCCAATACCTTGCTCTCAGGCCCCGTCACGCTGGGGCTGACCCCTTTGGAGTGGTTTGCCCGAGAGGGCTCCGCCTTCATCACCCTTTCCGCCTCCGTCTTCAGCCTCCTGGCCATCGCCATTGAGCGGCACGTGGCCATCGCCAAGGTCAAGCTCTACGGCAGCGACAAGAGCTGCCGCATGCTGCTGCTCATCGTGGCCTCGTGGCTCATCTCGCTTGTTCTCGGAGGCCTGCCCATCCTGGGCTGGAACTGCCTGGGCCATCTCGAGGCCTGTTCCACCGTGCTGCCGCTTTATACCAAGCACTATGTGCTCTGCGTGGTGACCATCTTCTCCGTCATCTTACTGGCCATCGTCGCTCTGTACGTCCGCATCTACTGCGTGGTCCGCTCCAGCCACGTCGACGTGACCGGCCCACAGACGCTGGCCCTGCTCAAGACAGTCACCATCGTGCTGGGTGTCTTCATCGTCTGCTGGCTGCCTGCCTTTAGCATCCTGCTCCTGGACTATGCCTGTCCCGTCCGGTCCTGCCCCGTCCTCTACAAGGCCCACTACTTCTTTGCCTTTGCCACCCTGAACTCGCTGCTCAACCCCATCATCTACACGTGGCGCAGCCGGGACCTGCGGCGGGAGGTACTGCGGCCGCTGCAGTGCtgccggcgggcggcgggcgtTCAAGGGCGGCGGGGCGGGACCCCGGGCCATCGCCTCCTGCCTCTCCGCAGCTCCAGCTCGCTAGAGAGGGGCACACACATGCCCACGTCGCCCACGTTTCTGGAGGGCAACACGATGGTCTGA